One window from the genome of Solea solea chromosome 13, fSolSol10.1, whole genome shotgun sequence encodes:
- the LOC131471655 gene encoding zinc finger protein 436-like isoform X1 — MNGVKEEAGAAMDAGVRMPSSPEKTAPPKKRRHRIRRRHPCPKCDRDFICKSRLADHVAAHMGEKPHSCPVCAKRFTKKVNLAAHLRVHTGEKPFSCPDCGVSYAQRSCLRRHRLSHATEKPHSCSVCGRGFIQRRYLVQHERIHTGERPFSCPLCPKRFASKSGLTEHQFIHGEQKEFTCALCEKVFTTRSSFRDHVRIHTGLKPHTCSLCGKSFNRPGLLKKHLQKHEEDEETITAVAVSIGETPHRCLVCHKLFSSAERLQHHDKLHQRAQQLTCHICGRAFTRSSRLKDHIRTHTGEKPFQCDVCQRRFSMQGTLKRHQEIHSREQLNANSNINSAATTLNMLMSQGDGDEPRRCLVCEKTFTDATKLRAHVKIHNKRHACSLCSKTFLKPWILRKHMTTHVRDGLIAAPADKEFWSNMQTVEEVKIKEEEEEEEETALMVEVKQEEREQVTEDSSEVFMSGNHGNLNQSVLEENSQEGEEGGSSGLINSDGEEEEWSAAVTEPDGSSESQTDGAGESAGDGKSRKNCCPVCSRECFKASALKKHLRIHSGERPFHCATCRKSFTQQGHLTEHLRIHTGEKPFTCGDCGRSFTFSSALRRHQRVHTDTRPYQCSVCQKSYRQQSVLKRHEETHSGVRYQCPICSKSFTRASELTYHTHKHADANRFYCDICKKNLGGARSFRNHMKNHESMSLPPPHQESQDATGASAEGASLSVFKG, encoded by the exons ATGAATGGAGTGAAAGAAGAAGCAG GAGCAGCGATGGATGCAGGCGTCCGGATGCCATCTTCACCAGAGAAAACCGCACCGCCGAAAAAACGGAGACATCGGATAAGACGTCGTCACccttgtccaaaatgtgaccggGATTTTATCTGCAAGTCCCGGCTGGCGGACCATGTGGCCGCACACATGGGAGAAAAACCCCACAGCTGCCCCGTGTGTGCCAAGCGCTTCACGAAGAAGGTCAACTTGGCAGCACATCTCCGCGTTCACACCGGCGAGAAGCCGTTCTCCTGTCCAGACTGTGGGGTCAGCTACGCCCAGCGCAGCTGCCTACGGCGTCACCGGCTGAGTCACGCCACAGAGAAGCCCCACAGCTGCTCCGTGTGTGGGCGGGGATTCATCCAACGGCGTTATCTCGTACAACACGAGCGGATACACACGGGAGAGAGGCCGTTCTCCTGCCCGCTCTGCCCCAAGCGCTTTGCCTCCAAGTCGGGTCTGACCGAGCACCAGTTCATACACGGAGAGCAGAAGGAGTTCACGTGTGCTCTCTGTGAGAAGGTCTTCACCACGCGCTCGTCCTTCAGAGACCATGTGAGGATCCACACGGGGCTGAAGCCACACACCTGTTCGCTGTGCGGCAAGAGCTTCAACCGACCGGGTCTGCTGAAGAAACACCTGCAGAAacacgaggaggacgaggagaccATCACGGCTGTAGCCGTGAGCATA GGCGAGACGCCTCACCGCTGCCTCGTGTGCCACAAACTCTTCTCCAGCGCCGAGCGGCTGCAGCATCACGACAAGCTCCACCAGAGGGCGCAGCAGCTCACCTGCCACATCTGTGGCCGCGCTTTCACCAGGTCGTCGCGGCTCAAGGACCACATCCGGACCCACACCGGAGAGAAGCCGTTTCAGTGCGACGTCTGCCAGAGGAGGTTCTCCATGCAGGGCACGTTAAAGAGGCACCAGGAGATTCACAGCCGGGAGCAGCTCAACGCTAACAGCAACATCAACAGTGCTGCCACGACCCTGAACATGCTGATGTCGCAGGGAGACGGCGATGAACCGCGCCGCTGTTTGGTTTGTGAGAAGACTTTCACAGACGCCACCAAACTGAGAGCACATGTGAAAATCCACAACAAACGGCACGCCTGCAGCCTCTGCTCCAAGACCTTCCTGAAGCCGTGGATTCTCCGAAAACACATGACCACCCACGTCAGGGACGGACTCATCGCCGCCCCTGCTGACAAG GAGTTCTGGTCCAACATGCAGActgtggaggaggtgaagattaaagaggaggaggaggaagaggaggagacggcGCTGATGGTGGAGGTGAAGCAGGAGGAGCGTGAGCAG GTCACAGAGGATTCCTCTGAGGTATTTATGTCtggtaaccatggcaacctCAACCAGTCAGTGTTGGAGGAGAACAGccaggagggagaggagggcgGCAGCAGCGGTTTGATCAACTCTGATGGCGAGGAAGAGGAGTGGAGTGCAGCGGTTACAG AACCCGACGGCAGCTCGGAGTCTCAGACCGACGGCGCCGGTGAAAGTGCCGGAGACGGTAAAAGCAGGAAgaactgctgccccgtgtgtaGCCGCGAGTGCTTTAAAGCGTCGGCACTGAAGAAACACCTGAGGATCCACTCGGGCGAGCGTCCCTTCCACTGCGCCACCTGCAGGAAGAGCTTCACGCAGCAGGGCCACCTGACGGAGCACCTGAGGATCCACACGGGAGAGAAACCCTTCACGTGCGGCGACTGCGGCAGGAGCTTCACCTTCTCCAGCGCACTGCGACGACACCAGCGCGTCCACACGGACACGCGGCCGTATCAGTGCTCCGTCTGCCAGAAGTCCTACAGACAGCAGAGCGTCCTCAAGAGACACGAAGAGACACACTCAGGCGTCCGCTACCAGTGTCCCATCTGCAGCAAGAGCTTCACCCGCGCCTCCGAGCTCACCTACCACACCCACAAGCATGCGGACGCCAACCGCTTCTACTGCGACATCTGCAAGAAGAACCTGGGCGGGGCCAGAAGCTTCCGCAACCACATGAAGAACCACGAGTCTATGAGTTTGCCGCCGCCGCACCAAGAATCACAGGACGCCACAGGAGCGTCGGCAGAAGGAGCTTCACTGAGCGTCTTTAAAGGATGA
- the tmem116 gene encoding transmembrane protein 116, with amino-acid sequence MWAAQTLQDIFVANVSEKNTTEAQDWTEVYDVVRCVQLVMALLSILGSGSIIACVMSQRRVHRPELQPLLLLCVSDLLLALCWLLGALLFSEHCSSVNTLCYNLHTVEQVLYMASFFYTLNFTWNLYKGIREKLSSCFHGYSVQFSNRVSTAGKATAVLSGVVPLLLMTPVFIEGNISQCQANFSQPYRCLLMDTGALYLTSKYRQPIRSCRLLHTYAVSVFVVSFVLTLLSNTALVVRARHIYRRVVTSRGYLGNEQQTSLRVMDRRMLLYPLVFIICWGPAAALAFLHVVKPSACQGKAGVVLYISQTFTTASQGSLNCLVYGCTHARLGRASRAAPSRDVDTQTPLLQSQKKRSYQALS; translated from the exons ATGTGGGCTGCTCAGACTCTGCAGGACATTTTTGTCGCCAACGTTTCAGAGAAGAACACGACTGAAGCTCAGGACTGGACtgag GTGTATGACGTGGTCAGGTGTGTCCAGCTCGTCATGGCTCTGCTCAG TATTCTGGGTTCTGGCTCCATCATCGCCTGTGTGATGTCTCAGAGACGTGTTCACAGACCTGAG ctgcagcctctGCTCCTGCTGTGCGTGTCCGACCTGCTGctcgccctctgctggttgtTAGGAGCGTTGCTGTTCTCTGAGCACTGCAGCAGCGTGAACACACTCTGCTACAACCTGCACACTGTGgagcag gTTCTGTACATGGCGTCATTCTTCTACACTCTCAACTTCACCTGGAACCTTTACAAAGGAATCAGAGAGAAACTCAGCagctgtttccatggttactctGTAcag TTTTCTAACAGAGTGAGTACAGCAGGTAAAGCCACAGCTGTTCTCTCAGG TGTGGTTCCTCTCCTGCTCATGACGCCCGTTTTTATTGAAGGAAACATCAGCCAGTGTCAGGCCAACTTCAGTCAGCCCTACAG gtGTTTGCTCATGGACACCGGAGCGCTGTACTTGACCTCTAAGTAccgtcagccaatcagaagctGTCGTCTGCTCCACACGTACGCCGTCTCCGTCTTCGTCGTCTCCTTCGTCCTCACGCTCCTCAGCAACACG gCTCTCGTGGTCAGAGCTCGACACATTTACAGGCGTGTTGTGACATCACGAGGTTACCTTGGTAACGAGCAGCAGACCTCCCTGCGTGTGATGGACCGCCGGATGCTGCTGTACCCGCTGGTCTTCATCATCTGCTGGGGTCCAG CGGCGGCGTTAGCATTTCTGCACGTGGTGAAGCCGTCAGCGTGTCAGGGTAAAGCCGGCGTCGTCCTCTACATatcacag ACATTCACCACGGCGTCTCAAGGCTCCCTCAACTGTCTCGTCTACgggtgcacgcacgcacgcctCGGCCGCGCCAGCAGGGCGGCGCCATCCCGAGACGTGGACACGCAGACGCCTCTGCTGCAGTcgcagaagaagaggagctaCCAGGCGCTCAGCTga
- the LOC131471654 gene encoding gamma-aminobutyric acid type B receptor subunit 2-like, with amino-acid sequence MCGRLLLLLLVLVLVLAHGLAVDLLQAQVRHPLPVLWMMPVDSGSGSQNLTAGVGSAIRMALQDLKKQPAPLGNYEIQLHLVDSQCDPAKSLKALFDTMWEGPKYLLVFGGVCPSVTTIITHALPALNLVQVSFADTSPSLANRKWYRNLFSLMPSDRVVNQAAVKLLQRYQWARVGVVTQETPRLSQMKTDLLRQLLKTDVHAVSTQSLSNDVCSSLRRLKDHDVHIVIAHVEEDLVSELFCCVYRLNLFGPQYQWIVFDSGTAGWRLGWRASACELNSLAMAADGSIRLQITALANANTPGVSGRTPQNFLDSYLGQLVQEGSEVSSLHAFAYDSVWVAATALGHVMEAVKRRQKYGIQRNVTVSGEEEEEEEEEEEQRMLLDAIKRTRFDGVTGEVRFRNGERMSTIELIQFQDSSGVLVGLFSTVTEQLHLHDHLLKFKGVTPATDHTLVRLQRLHVTVLLYCIVSSAAAVTVFITLLVLCFVIISGRLWLLGSSSRTQDVLLLLGLLLSSSSVVLSGLDGVSVSEWTFELLCSVRLWTLSVGHTVVFAVLLSKTWTLYFLHRVKQKQQQSCRVLLWIFLLDAFVLTCWQILDPLRRVELQHRSQSDSADPGVLTQPFSEHCSSTNMELWLTAVCGYKGPLLGLGCFLAWNIRSVETNRPGVSGRRLTPSVFAVAAFSASGATASLLTTHNPPLQFCVSSGLILSCNVFILTSMFAPTILNVWMNRGGDDDDDGGGGGGQQQDEAASEEGDKQSSRLNTQLKSRNAQLNVEIESVTTQLCKATEARTKNGEVRSVSWSDEARVSDDGNSRRKRSSPDDVNSPENVQRRLSVQLPILHRSYLPVIGGVSSSSSGLSDLEPRYI; translated from the exons TACGAGATCCAGCTCCACCTGGTGGACTCACAG TGTGATCCTGCCAAATCACTCAAAGCTCTGTTTGACAccatgtgggaggggccaaagtACCTACTGGTGTTTGGAGGGGTGTGTCCATCTGTGACCACGATCATCACGCACGCTCTGCCCGCTCTCAACCTGGTGCAG GTGTCTTTCGCAGACACGTCACCCAGTCTTGCTAACAGGAAGTGGTACAGGAACCTGTTCAGCCTGATGCCGTCGGATCGCGTCGTGAACCAGGCCGCGGTCAAACTGCTGCAGCGCTACCAGTGGGCGAGAGTGGGCGTTGTCACACAGGAGACGCCCCGCCTCTCCCAG ATGAAGACGGATCTGCTGCGACAGCTGCTGAAGACTGACGTCCACGCTGTTTCCACACAGAGTCTTTCTAACGACGTGTGCAGCAGTCTGCGGAGGCTGAAG GATCATGACGTTCACATCGTCATCGCACACGTTGAGGAAGATTTAGTTTCTGAGCTTTTCTGCTGC GTTTACAGGCTGAACCTGTTCGGACCTCAGTACCAGTGGATCGTCTTCGACAGCGGGACGGCGGGCTGGAGGCTCGGGTGGCGAGCGTCGGCGTGTGAGCTCAACAGTCTCGCGATGGCGGCAGACGGATCCATCAGACTGCAGATCACAGCGCTCGCCAACGCCAACACGCCGGGCGTCTCAGGACGG aCACCCCAGAACTTCCTGGACTCCTACCTCGGACAGCTGGTTCaggaggggtcagaggtcagctccCTCCACGCATTCGCCTACGACAGCGTGTGGGTGGCCGCCACGGCTCTGGGTCACGTGATGGAGGCGGTGAAGCGGCGTCAGAAGTACGGCATTCAGAGAAACGTGACGGTCAgcggcgaggaggaggaggaggaggaggaagaggaggagcagaggatgTTGCTGGACGCCATCAAGAGGACGAGGTTTGATGGAGTCACG GGAGAAGTTCGGTTTAGAAACGGAGAGCGAATGTCGACCATTGAGCTGATTCAGTTTCAAG acaGCAGTGGTGTGTTAGTGGGTCTCTTCTCCACAGTCACAGAGCAGCTGCATCTGCACGATCACCTGCTCAAGTTCAAAG GTGTGACACCAGCCACAGACCACACCCTGGTACGTCTGCAGCGCCTCCATGTGACCGTCCTGCTGTACTGCATCGTgtcctctgctgcagctgtgaccGTCTTCATCACTCTGCTCGTCCTCTGCTTCGTCATCATCAGTGGAAGACTctg GCTTCTGGGGTCCAGCAGCAGAACCCAGGACGTGCTGCTCCTGCTGGGcctcctgctctcctcctcctcagtcgtGCTCTCTGGTCTGGACggagtgtcagtgtctgagtgGACGTTTGAACTTCTCTGCTCC GTTCGTCTGTGGACGTTGTCCGTGGGTCACACTGTAGTCTTTGCTGTGTTGCTCTCCAAAACATGGACGCTCTACTTTCTCCACAGAGTCAAACAGAAG cagcagcagagttgtCGTGTTCTGCTCTGGATTTTCCTGCTAGATGCGTTTGTTTTGACCTGCTGGCAGATCCTGGACCCGCTCAGACGGGTGGAGCTGCAGCATCGCTCACAG AGCGACTCTGCCGACCCCGGCGTCCTCACACAGCCGTTCTCTGaacactgcagcagcacaaacatggAGCTGTGGCTCACCGCCGTGTGTGGATACAAaggccccctgctg GGTCTGGGATGTTTTCTGGCCTGGAACATCAGGTCTGTGGAGACGAACCGTCCTGGCGTCTCCGGCCGACGTCTCACGCCGAGCGTATTTGCTGTGGCGGCGTTCAGCGCGTCAGGGGCCACGGCGTCTCTGCTGACGACCCACAATCCTCCTCTTCAGTTCTGTGTGAGCAGCGGCCTCATCCTCAGCTGCAACGTCTTCATCCTGACCTCCATGTTTGCTCCGACA ATTTTAAACGTGTGGATGAACCGTggcggtgatgatgatgatgatggtggaggtggaggtggacagCAGCAGGATGAAGCTGCCTCAGAGGAAGGCGACAAACAGTCGAGCAGGTTAAACACACAGCTGAAGAGTCGAAACGCACAG CTCAACGTAGAAATAGAAAGTGTAACGACGCAGCTGTGCAAGGCGACCGAGGCGAGAACAAAAAACG gTGAGGTCCGATCTGTGAGCTGGAGCGACGAAGCTCGAGTCTCTGACGATGGAAACTCCCGGAGGAAGCGGTCGAGTCCAGACGACGTCAACTCTCCCGAAAA CGTGCAGCGGCGTCTCTCCGTGCAGCTGCCGATCCTCCATCGCTCCTACCTGCCCGTCATCGGCGGCgtcagctccagcagctccgGTCTGTCCGACCTGGAGCCGCGTTACATTTGA
- the LOC131471655 gene encoding zinc finger protein 436-like isoform X2, whose product MDAGVRMPSSPEKTAPPKKRRHRIRRRHPCPKCDRDFICKSRLADHVAAHMGEKPHSCPVCAKRFTKKVNLAAHLRVHTGEKPFSCPDCGVSYAQRSCLRRHRLSHATEKPHSCSVCGRGFIQRRYLVQHERIHTGERPFSCPLCPKRFASKSGLTEHQFIHGEQKEFTCALCEKVFTTRSSFRDHVRIHTGLKPHTCSLCGKSFNRPGLLKKHLQKHEEDEETITAVAVSIGETPHRCLVCHKLFSSAERLQHHDKLHQRAQQLTCHICGRAFTRSSRLKDHIRTHTGEKPFQCDVCQRRFSMQGTLKRHQEIHSREQLNANSNINSAATTLNMLMSQGDGDEPRRCLVCEKTFTDATKLRAHVKIHNKRHACSLCSKTFLKPWILRKHMTTHVRDGLIAAPADKEFWSNMQTVEEVKIKEEEEEEEETALMVEVKQEEREQVTEDSSEVFMSGNHGNLNQSVLEENSQEGEEGGSSGLINSDGEEEEWSAAVTEPDGSSESQTDGAGESAGDGKSRKNCCPVCSRECFKASALKKHLRIHSGERPFHCATCRKSFTQQGHLTEHLRIHTGEKPFTCGDCGRSFTFSSALRRHQRVHTDTRPYQCSVCQKSYRQQSVLKRHEETHSGVRYQCPICSKSFTRASELTYHTHKHADANRFYCDICKKNLGGARSFRNHMKNHESMSLPPPHQESQDATGASAEGASLSVFKG is encoded by the exons ATGGATGCAGGCGTCCGGATGCCATCTTCACCAGAGAAAACCGCACCGCCGAAAAAACGGAGACATCGGATAAGACGTCGTCACccttgtccaaaatgtgaccggGATTTTATCTGCAAGTCCCGGCTGGCGGACCATGTGGCCGCACACATGGGAGAAAAACCCCACAGCTGCCCCGTGTGTGCCAAGCGCTTCACGAAGAAGGTCAACTTGGCAGCACATCTCCGCGTTCACACCGGCGAGAAGCCGTTCTCCTGTCCAGACTGTGGGGTCAGCTACGCCCAGCGCAGCTGCCTACGGCGTCACCGGCTGAGTCACGCCACAGAGAAGCCCCACAGCTGCTCCGTGTGTGGGCGGGGATTCATCCAACGGCGTTATCTCGTACAACACGAGCGGATACACACGGGAGAGAGGCCGTTCTCCTGCCCGCTCTGCCCCAAGCGCTTTGCCTCCAAGTCGGGTCTGACCGAGCACCAGTTCATACACGGAGAGCAGAAGGAGTTCACGTGTGCTCTCTGTGAGAAGGTCTTCACCACGCGCTCGTCCTTCAGAGACCATGTGAGGATCCACACGGGGCTGAAGCCACACACCTGTTCGCTGTGCGGCAAGAGCTTCAACCGACCGGGTCTGCTGAAGAAACACCTGCAGAAacacgaggaggacgaggagaccATCACGGCTGTAGCCGTGAGCATA GGCGAGACGCCTCACCGCTGCCTCGTGTGCCACAAACTCTTCTCCAGCGCCGAGCGGCTGCAGCATCACGACAAGCTCCACCAGAGGGCGCAGCAGCTCACCTGCCACATCTGTGGCCGCGCTTTCACCAGGTCGTCGCGGCTCAAGGACCACATCCGGACCCACACCGGAGAGAAGCCGTTTCAGTGCGACGTCTGCCAGAGGAGGTTCTCCATGCAGGGCACGTTAAAGAGGCACCAGGAGATTCACAGCCGGGAGCAGCTCAACGCTAACAGCAACATCAACAGTGCTGCCACGACCCTGAACATGCTGATGTCGCAGGGAGACGGCGATGAACCGCGCCGCTGTTTGGTTTGTGAGAAGACTTTCACAGACGCCACCAAACTGAGAGCACATGTGAAAATCCACAACAAACGGCACGCCTGCAGCCTCTGCTCCAAGACCTTCCTGAAGCCGTGGATTCTCCGAAAACACATGACCACCCACGTCAGGGACGGACTCATCGCCGCCCCTGCTGACAAG GAGTTCTGGTCCAACATGCAGActgtggaggaggtgaagattaaagaggaggaggaggaagaggaggagacggcGCTGATGGTGGAGGTGAAGCAGGAGGAGCGTGAGCAG GTCACAGAGGATTCCTCTGAGGTATTTATGTCtggtaaccatggcaacctCAACCAGTCAGTGTTGGAGGAGAACAGccaggagggagaggagggcgGCAGCAGCGGTTTGATCAACTCTGATGGCGAGGAAGAGGAGTGGAGTGCAGCGGTTACAG AACCCGACGGCAGCTCGGAGTCTCAGACCGACGGCGCCGGTGAAAGTGCCGGAGACGGTAAAAGCAGGAAgaactgctgccccgtgtgtaGCCGCGAGTGCTTTAAAGCGTCGGCACTGAAGAAACACCTGAGGATCCACTCGGGCGAGCGTCCCTTCCACTGCGCCACCTGCAGGAAGAGCTTCACGCAGCAGGGCCACCTGACGGAGCACCTGAGGATCCACACGGGAGAGAAACCCTTCACGTGCGGCGACTGCGGCAGGAGCTTCACCTTCTCCAGCGCACTGCGACGACACCAGCGCGTCCACACGGACACGCGGCCGTATCAGTGCTCCGTCTGCCAGAAGTCCTACAGACAGCAGAGCGTCCTCAAGAGACACGAAGAGACACACTCAGGCGTCCGCTACCAGTGTCCCATCTGCAGCAAGAGCTTCACCCGCGCCTCCGAGCTCACCTACCACACCCACAAGCATGCGGACGCCAACCGCTTCTACTGCGACATCTGCAAGAAGAACCTGGGCGGGGCCAGAAGCTTCCGCAACCACATGAAGAACCACGAGTCTATGAGTTTGCCGCCGCCGCACCAAGAATCACAGGACGCCACAGGAGCGTCGGCAGAAGGAGCTTCACTGAGCGTCTTTAAAGGATGA
- the mrps12 gene encoding 28S ribosomal protein S12, mitochondrial-like — MSSSLWNLKPLLTSLFQASHHASVWPRPLLSRTMATLNQMHRQGKPKVPPKTLGATFGRPQLKAVILKTMIRKPKKPNSANRKCARVRLSNGKEAVAFIPGEGHNLQEHNVVLVEGGRTQDLPGVKLKVVRGKYDCAHVVKKKQ; from the exons aTGTCGTCGTCGCTGTGGAACCTGAAGCCACTGCTGACGTCACTCTTTCAAG cATCCCATCATGCCTCTGTGTGGCCACGCCCCCTCCTCTCCAGGACGATGGCCACCCTCAACCAGATGCACAGGCAGGGCAAACCCAAAGTACCTCCCAAGACCCTCGGCGCGACGTTTGGCCGCCCGCAGCTCAAGGCCGTGATCCTGAAGACCATGATCCGGAAGCCCAAGAAGCCCAATTCTGCTAACAGGAAGTGCGCGCGTGTGCGCCTGTCGAACGGTAAGGAGGCGGTGGCTTTCATCCCGGGAGAAGGACACAACCTGCAGGAGCACAACGTGGTGCTGGTGGAGGGCGGCAGGACGCAGGACCTGCCCGGCGTCAAGCTCAAAGTGGTGCGAGGCAAATACGACTGTGCTCATGTGGTCAAGAAGAAACAATAG
- the zgc:153896 gene encoding ectonucleotide pyrophosphatase/phosphodiesterase family member 7, translated as MRMKTLELLLVVAAALCVAAKPLNETTPRNKLLLISFDGFRWDYDQDVDTPNLDQVSVDGVKAKYITPPMLTMTSPSHFTTITGRWVEDHEVVHNMMYDAKTNLKLPHKVTLSKSKWWDNGVLPLWITAQNQGLKTASFYFPGGGANYSGQAVNRALVELHGLPDDNETEWQENIDKVMSWFSEEDFDLVTLYYGEPDNVGHVKGPETPDRKKIIEQIDRTIGYLRKTMGQHNLTDSLNVIITSDHGMTTIKKKPLVDEIVLQKYLNLLKLASFEILDYGGFGILTPRPGKEQEVYDALSRAPNLTVYKKNEIPEDFHLKKSKRLPPIVVVADLGFNLNSRFIVYVNRGDHGFHNREMDMKTIFRAFGPDFKKNFLSEPFDSVHIYALMCELLQIQPAPHNGSLAVTEKMLLRSGGSKVTASISAALLLLLFTII; from the exons ATGAGGATGAAGACACTGGAGCTGCTCCTGGTCGTCGCAGCGGCGCTTTGCGTCGCAGCAAAGCCGCTGAACGAGACGACGCCCAGaaacaagctgctgctgatttcCTTTGACGGCTTCAGGTGGGACTACGACCAGGACGTGGACACACCGAACCTGGACCAGGTGTCAGTGGACGGGGTCAAGGCCAAGTACATCACCCCGCCAATGCTGACCATGACATCACCGTCCCACTTCACCACCATCACCG GCAGGTGGGTGGAGGATCACGAGGTCGTCCACAATATGATGTACGACGCCAAGACGAACCTGAAGCTGCCTCACAAAGTCACTCTGTCCAAGTCGAAGTGGTGGGACAACGGTGTCCTGCCGTTGTGGATCACCGCACAGAACCAG GGTCTGAAAACGGCTTCCTTCTACTTCCCAGGAGGTGGCGCCAACTACAGTGGCCAGGCGGTGAACCGAGCACTGGTGGAGCTGCACGGTCTCCCGGATGACAACGAGACGGAGTGGCAAGAAAACATTGATAAAGTGATGAGCTGGTTCTCAGAAGAAGACTTCGACCTGGTGACGCTGTACTACGGCGAGCCGGACAACGTGGGCCATGTCAAAGGCCCGGAAACCCCAGACAGGAAGAAGATCATCGAGCAGATCGACCGCACCATTGGTTACCTGAGGAAGACCATGGGTCAGCACAACCTGACTGACAGCCTCAACGTCATCATCACCTCCGACCACGGCATGACCACCATCAAGAAGAAACCCCTGGTGGACGAGATCGTCCTCCAGAAATACCTGAACTTACTCAAGCTCGCCAGCTTTGAGATCCTGGACTACGGCGGGTTTGGTATCCTGACACCACGGCCAGGGAAGGAGCAGGAGGTTTACGACGCTCTGTCCAGAGCGCCGAATCTGACGGTCTACAAGAAAAACGAGATCCCGGAGGACTTCCATCTCAAGAAAAGCAAACGCTTGCCTCCCATCGTGGTCGTCGCAGATTTGGGATTTAACCTGAACTCA AGATTCATCGTCTATGTGAACAGAGGGGACCACGgtttccacaacagagagaTGGACATGAAGACCATCTTCAGAGCGTTCGGACCCGACTTCAAGAAGAACTTCCTGTCGGAGCCATTCGACAGTGTCCACATTTACGCACTGATGTGTGAGCTACTGCAGATCCAACCGGCGCCGCACAACGGCTCGCTAGCAGTGACAGAGAAGATGCTGCTGCGCAGTG gagggtcaaaggtcacagcttCCATTTCTgctgccctgctgctgctgctcttcaccATCATCTGA